The following coding sequences lie in one Panicum virgatum strain AP13 chromosome 6N, P.virgatum_v5, whole genome shotgun sequence genomic window:
- the LOC120679072 gene encoding 60S ribosomal protein L7-3-like: MSAAEAKAAPVPESVLRKSKREEQWAADKKEKEHADRKKALESRKIISARAKQYAQEYDAQDKELVQLKREARLKGGFYVSPEAKLLFVIRIRGINAMHPKTRKILQLLRLRQIFNGVFLKVNKATINMLRRVEPYVAYGYPNLKSVRELIYKRGYGKLNKQRIPLSNNSVIEEGLGNHNIICIEDLVHEIMTVGPHFKEANNFLWPFKLKAPLGGLKKKRNHYVEGGDAGNRENYINELIKRMN, encoded by the exons atgtcggcggcggaggcgaaggcggcgccggtgccggagtCGGTGCTGCGGAAGAGCAAGCGCGAGGAGCAGTGGGCGGCGgacaagaaggagaaggagcACGCCGACAGGAAGAAGGCGCTCGAGAGCCGCAAGATCATCAGCGCGCGCGCCAAGCAGTACGCGCAGGAGTACGACGCCCAG GATAAGGAGCTTGTGCAGCTCAAACGTGAGGCCAGGTTGAAGGGTGGGTTCTATGTCAGCCCTGAGGCCAAGCTTCTGTTTGTGATCCGCATCCGCGG TATCAATGCCATGCACCCCAAGACCCGCAAGATCTTGCAGCTTCTGCGGTTGAGGCAGATCTTCAATGGTGTCTTCCTCAAGGTTAACAAGGCTACCATTAACATGCTGCGCAGGGTCGAGCCATATGTTGCATATGG ATACCCGAACCTGAAGAGTGTTAGGGAATTGATCTATAAGAGAGGTTATGGGAAGCTGAACAAGCAGAGGATTCCTCTGAGCAATAACAGTGTCATTGAGGAG GGCCTTGGGAACCACAACATCATCTGCATTGAGGATCTTGTCCATGAGATCATGACTGTTGGCCCACACTTCAAGGAGGCTAACAACTTCCTCTGGCCATTCAAGCTGAAGGCACCGCTTGGTGgcctgaagaagaagaggaaccaCTATGTTGAGGGTGGTGATGCCGGTAACCGTGAGAACTACATCAACGAGCTAATCAAGAGGATGAACTAG